In Homo sapiens chromosome 11, GRCh38.p14 Primary Assembly, one DNA window encodes the following:
- the PHLDB1 gene encoding pleckstrin homology-like domain family B member 1 isoform X30: MDALNRNQIGPGCQTQTMVQKGPLDLIETGKGLKVQTDKPHLVSLGSGRLSTAITLLPLEEGRTVIGSAARDISLQGPGLAPEHCYIENLRGTLTLYPCGNACTIDGLPVRQPTRLTQGCMLCLGQSTFLRFNHPAEAKWMKSMIPAGGRAPGPPYSPVPAESESLVNGNHTPQTATRGPSACASHSSLVSSIEKDLQEIMDSLVLEEPGAAGKKPAATSPLSPMANGGRYLLSPPTSPGAMSVGSSYENTSPAFSPLSSPASSGSCASHSPSGQEPGPSVPPLVPARSSSYHLALQPPQSRPSGARSESPRLSRKGGHERPPSPGLRGLLTDSPAATVLAEARRATESPRLGGQLPVVAISLSEYPASGALSQPTSIPGSPKFQPPVPAPRNKIGTLQDRPPSPFREPPGSERVLTTSPSRQLVGRTFSDGLATRTLQPPESPRLGRRGLDSMRELPPLSPSLSRRALSPLPTRTTPDPKLNREVAESPRPRRWAAHGASPEDFSLTLGARGRRTRSPSPTLGESLAPHKGSFSGRLSPAYSLGSLTGASPCQSPCVQRKLSSGDLRVPVTRERKNSITEISDNEDDLLEYHRRQRQERLREQEMERLERQRLETILNLCAEYSRADGGPEAGELPSIGEATAALALAGRRPSRGLAGASGRSSEEPGVATQRLWESMERSDEENLKEECSSTESTQQEHEDAPSTKLQGEVLALEEERAQVLGHVEQLKVRVKELEQQLQESAREAEMERALLQGEREAERALLQKEQKAVDQLQEKLVALETGIQKERDKEAEALETETKLFEDLEFQQLERESRVEEERELAGQGLLRSKAELLRSIAKRKERLAILDSQAGQIRAQAVQESERLARDKNASLQLLQKEKEKLTVLERRYHSLTGGRPFPKTTSTLKEVYRSKMDGEATSPLPRTRSGPLPSSSGSSSSSSQLSVATLGRSPSPKSALLTQNGTGSLPRNLAATLQDIETKRQLALQQKVESLPAEPLPTDDPAGQQVIEEQRRRLAELKQKAAAEAQCQWDALHGAAPFPAGPSGFPPLMHHSILHHLPAGRERGEEGEHAYDTLSLESSDSMETSISTGGNSACSPDNMSSASGLDMGKIEEMEKMLKEAHAEKNRLMESREREMELRRQALEEERRRREQVERRLQSESARRQQLVEKEVKMREKQFSQARPLTRYLPIRKEDFDLKTHIESSGHGVDTCLHVVLSSKVCRGYLVKMGGKIKSWKKRWFVFDRLKRTLSYYVDKHETKLKGVIYFQAIEEVYYDHLRSAAKSPNPALTFCVKTHDRLYYMVAPSAEAMRIWMDVIVTGAEGYTQFMN, encoded by the exons AAAGGACCCTTGGACCTGATCGAGACAGGCAAAGGGCTGAAAGTGCAAACGGACAAACCCCACCTGGTGAGCCTGGGCAGTGGGCGACTCAGCACAGCCATCACCCTCCTGCCGCTGGAGGAAG GGAGGACGGTGATTGGCTCTGCAGCCAGAGACATCTCACTACAGGGCCCAGGCCTGGCTCCAGAGCACTGCTACATCGAGAACCTGCGGGGCACCCTCACCCTCTACCCCTGTGGCAATGCCTGCACTATTGATGGGCTCCCTGTCCGGCAGCCTACCCGGCTCACTCAGG GCTGCATGTTGTGCCTGGGTCAGTCCACCTTCCTTCGCTTTAACCACCCGGCTGAAGCCAAGTGGATGAAAAGCATGATTCCAGCAGGGGGCCGAGCCCCTGGGCCCCCCTACAGCCCTGTTCCTG CAGAATCAGAAAGTCTGGTAAATGGGAACCACACCCCACAGACTGCAACACGGGGACCCTCTGCCTGTGCCAGCCACAGTTCCCTGGTGAGCTCTATTGAGAAGGACCTGCAAGAGATCATGGACTCACTGGTGCTAGAGGAGCCTGGAGCTGCTGGCAAGAAGCCTGCCGCAACCTCTCCACTGTCACCGATGGCTAATGGTGGGCGCTACCTGCTGTCTCCCCCAACCAGCCCCGGCGCCATGTCTGTGGGCTCCAGCTATGAGAACACCTCTCCAGCCTTCTCTCCACTCTCTTCACCAGCCAGCAGTGGAAGCTGTGCCAGTCACTCACCCAGTGGGCAAGAGCCAGGACCTTCTGTGCCCCCGCTGGTACCTGCCCGTTCCTCCAGCTACCATCTGGCCCTACAGCCCCCACAGTCCCGCCCAAGTGGTGCTCGCTCCGAGAGTCCTCGGCTGAGCAGGAAAGGGGGCCATGAGAGgcctcccagccctggcctccgGGGTCTGCTGACAGACAGCCCTGCAGCTACTGTCTTGGCGGAGGCCCGGAGAGCCACTGAGAGCCCCCGGCTGGGTGGGCAGCTGCCTGTGGTGGCCATCAGCCTGAGTGAATACCCAGCTTCTGGTGCTCTCAGTCAACCCACCAGCATTCCTGGCAGCCCCAAGTTTCAGCCTCCAGTCCCTGCTCCCCGAAACAAGATTGGCACACTCCAGGACCGCCCTCCCAGCCCTTTCCGTGAGCCTCCAGGCAGTGAGCGGGTGCTAACAACCAGCCCCTCACGCCAACTGGTGGGCCGAACATTTTCAGATGGGTTAGCCACCCGTACCCTGCAGCCTCCTGAGAGTCCCCGCCTGGGCCGGCGGGGCCTGGACAGTATGCGAGAACTACCCCCCTTAAGTCCATCTCTGTCCCGGCGAGCTCTCTCCCCGCTGCCCACCCGGACCACCCCAGATCCCAAGCTAAACAGGGAAGTGGCAGAGAGTCCTCGGCCCCGGCGCTGGGCAGCCCATGGGGCTTCACCAGAGGACTTCTCCCTGACGCTGGGGGCACGGGGCCGTAGGACACGGAGCCCCTCACCCACACTGGGTGAGTCTCTGGCACCCCACAAGGGCAGCTTCAGTGGCAGGCTGAGCCCAGCCTACAGTCTGGGCTCTCTTACTGGGGCTTCACCCTGCCAGAGTCCCTGTGTCCAGAGGAAGCTCTCCAGCGGGGACTTGCGGGTGCCTGTCACAAGGGAGCGGAAAAATAGCATCACAGAGATCAGTGACAATGAGGACGACCTCCTGGAGTACCACCGGCGACAGCGCCAAGAGCGGCTCCGGGAGCAGGAGATGGAGAGGCTG GAACGCCAGCGCCTGGAGACCATCCTGAACCTGTGTGCCGAATACAGCCGGGCTGATGGGGGACCTGAGGCTGGGGAGCTTCCCAGCATTGGGGAGGCCACCGCAGCATTGGCACTGGCAGGCCGGAGGCCCTCACGAGGCCTTGCAGGGGCCTCTGGGCGGAGCAGCGAGGAGCCTGGCGTTGCCACCCAACGCCTATGGGAGAGTATGGAGCGCTCAGATGAGGAAAATCTCAAGGAGGAGTGCAGCAGCACTGAGAGCACCCAGCAGGAG CACGAAGATGCACCTAGCACCAAGCTCCAGGGAGAGGTGCTAGCCCTGGAAGAAGAGCGGGCTCAGGTGCTGGGGCACGTGGAGCAGCTCAAGGTCCGTGTGAAGGAGCTAGAGCAGCAGCTGCAGGAGTCAGCCCGAGAG GCCGAAATGGAGCGGGCACTgctgcagggagagagggaggcagagcgGGCACTGCTGCAGAAGGAGCAGAAGGCAGTGGATCAGCTGCAGGAGAAGCTGGTGGCCTTGGAGACAGGCATCCAGAAGGAGAGGGACAAG GAGGCAGAGGCCCTGGAGACTGAGACAAAGCTCTTTGAGGACTTGGAGTTCCAGCAGTTGGAGCGGGAGAGCCGCGTGGAGGAGGAGCGCGAGCTGGCCGGCCAGGGGCTGCTCCGGAGCAAGGCTGAGCTGCTCCGCAGCATCGCCAAGAGGAAG GAGCGCCTGGCCATCCTGGACAGTCAGGCTGGGCAGATCCGGGCTCAGGCCGTGCAGGAATCAGAACGCCTGGCCCGGGACAAGAATGCCTCCTTACAGCTGCTGCAAAAG GAGAAGGAGAAGCTGACTGTGCTGGAAAGGAGATACCACTCACTCACAGGGGGCAGGCCTTTCCCGAAGACCACATCGACCCTCAAAGAG GTTTACCGCTCCAAGATGGATGGCGAGGCCACCAGCCCCCTTCCCCGGACCCGCAGcggccccctcccctcctcctctggctcttcctcctcctcctcccagctcaGCGTGGCTACCCTGGGGCGTAGCCCCTCCCCAAAG AGCGCTCTACTCACCCAGAATGGCACGGGCAGCCTTCCTCGCAACCTGGCAGCCACACTGCAGGACATCGAGACCAAGCGCCAACTAGCTCTGCAGCAGAAGG TCGAGTCGCTTCCCGCCGAGCCCCTCCCAACCGACGACCCAGCAG GACAACAAGTGATTGAAGAGCAGCGGCGGCGACTGGCTGAGCTGAAGCAGAAAGCGGCAGCTGAGGCACAGTGCCAGTGGGATGCCCTTCACGGGGCAGCACCCTTCCCAGCGGGCCCCTCGGGCTTCCCCCCTCTCATGCACCACTCTATCCTACACCACCTGCCTGCGGGGCGGGAGCGTGGGGAGGAGGGTGAGCACGCCTATGATACGCTGAGTCTGGAGAGCTCTGACAGCATGGAGACCAGCATCTCCACCGGGGGCAACTCGGCCTGCTCCCCTGACAACATGTCCAG cGCGAGTGGTCTGGACATGGGGAAGATCGAGGAGATGGAGAAGATGCTGAAAGAGGCTCATGCAGAGAAGAACCGGCTCATGGAGTCGAGG GAGCGGGAGATGGAGCTGCGGCGGCAGGCCCTGGAGGAGGAGCGGCGGAGGCGTGAGCAGGTAGAACGGAGGCTGCAGAGTGAGAGTGCCCGGAGGCAGCAGCTGGTCGAGAAGGAGGTCAAGATGCGGGAGAAACAATTTTCCCAG GCACGACCCCTGACCCGCTACCTGCCAATCCGGAAGGAGGACTTTGACCTGAAGACACATATTGAGTCATCGGGCCATGGTGTTGATACCTGCCTGCACGTGGTGCTCAGCAGCAAG GTCTGCCGTGGCTACTTGGTCAAGATGGGCGGCAAGATTAAATCATGGAAGAAGCGCTGGTTTGTCTTCGACCGGCTCAAGCGCACCCTTTCCTATTATGTGG
- the PHLDB1 gene encoding pleckstrin homology-like domain family B member 1 isoform X7 — translation MCAWRAKAAAERTPARPGGPLATAMHRLGRGRGRPPGTQELWSLRTMDALNRNQIGPGCQTQTMVQKGPLDLIETGKGLKVQTDKPHLVSLGSGRLSTAITLLPLEEGRTVIGSAARDISLQGPGLAPEHCYIENLRGTLTLYPCGNACTIDGLPVRQPTRLTQGCMLCLGQSTFLRFNHPAEAKWMKSMIPAGGRAPGPPYSPVPESESLVNGNHTPQTATRGPSACASHSSLVSSIEKDLQEIMDSLVLEEPGAAGKKPAATSPLSPMANGGRYLLSPPTSPGAMSVGSSYENTSPAFSPLSSPASSGSCASHSPSGQEPGPSVPPLVPARSSSYHLALQPPQSRPSGARSESPRLSRKGGHERPPSPGLRGLLTDSPAATVLAEARRATESPRLGGQLPVVAISLSEYPASGALSQPTSIPGSPKFQPPVPAPRNKIGTLQDRPPSPFREPPGSERVLTTSPSRQLVGRTFSDGLATRTLQPPESPRLGRRGLDSMRELPPLSPSLSRRALSPLPTRTTPDPKLNREVAESPRPRRWAAHGASPEDFSLTLGARGRRTRSPSPTLGESLAPHKGSFSGRLSPAYSLGSLTGASPCQSPCVQRKLSSGDLRVPVTRERKNSITEISDNEDDLLEYHRRQRQERLREQEMERLERQRLETILNLCAEYSRADGGPEAGELPSIGEATAALALAGRRPSRGLAGASGRSSEEPGVATQRLWESMERSDEENLKEECSSTESTQQEHEDAPSTKLQGEVLALEEERAQVLGHVEQLKVRVKELEQQLQESAREAEMERALLQGEREAERALLQKEQKAVDQLQEKLVALETGIQKERDKEAEALETETKLFEDLEFQQLERESRVEEERELAGQGLLRSKAELLRSIAKRKERLAILDSQAGQIRAQAVQESERLARDKNASLQLLQKEKEKLTVLERRYHSLTGGRPFPKTTSTLKEAELLISESSEMGLGTKALGLFPGSSQAGASSVSLTPPASTLLCPKAQEYVMLEQLKVMRGTSPMPPAPVPGLSPWASASRDLVPTTCLPPMLPSSSFASITPSPKMEKLLLPAVDLEQWYQELMAGLGTGPAAASPHSSPPPLPAKASRQLQVYRSKMDGEATSPLPRTRSGPLPSSSGSSSSSSQLSVATLGRSPSPKSALLTQNGTGSLPRNLAATLQDIETKRQLALQQKVESLPAEPLPTDDPAGQQVIEEQRRRLAELKQKAAAEAQCQWDALHGAAPFPAGPSGFPPLMHHSILHHLPAGRERGEEGEHAYDTLSLESSDSMETSISTGGNSACSPDNMSSASGLDMGKIEEMEKMLKEAHAEKNRLMESREREMELRRQALEEERRRREQVERRLQSESARRQQLVEKEVKMREKQFSQARPLTRYLPIRKEDFDLKTHIESSGHGVDTCLHVVLSSKVCRGYLVKMGGKIKSWKKRWFVFDRLKRTLSYYVDKHETKLKGVIYFQAIEEVYYDHLRSAAKKRFFRFTMVTESPNPALTFCVKTHDRLYYMVAPSAEAMRIWMDVIVTGAEGYTQFMN, via the exons AAAGGACCCTTGGACCTGATCGAGACAGGCAAAGGGCTGAAAGTGCAAACGGACAAACCCCACCTGGTGAGCCTGGGCAGTGGGCGACTCAGCACAGCCATCACCCTCCTGCCGCTGGAGGAAG GGAGGACGGTGATTGGCTCTGCAGCCAGAGACATCTCACTACAGGGCCCAGGCCTGGCTCCAGAGCACTGCTACATCGAGAACCTGCGGGGCACCCTCACCCTCTACCCCTGTGGCAATGCCTGCACTATTGATGGGCTCCCTGTCCGGCAGCCTACCCGGCTCACTCAGG GCTGCATGTTGTGCCTGGGTCAGTCCACCTTCCTTCGCTTTAACCACCCGGCTGAAGCCAAGTGGATGAAAAGCATGATTCCAGCAGGGGGCCGAGCCCCTGGGCCCCCCTACAGCCCTGTTCCTG AATCAGAAAGTCTGGTAAATGGGAACCACACCCCACAGACTGCAACACGGGGACCCTCTGCCTGTGCCAGCCACAGTTCCCTGGTGAGCTCTATTGAGAAGGACCTGCAAGAGATCATGGACTCACTGGTGCTAGAGGAGCCTGGAGCTGCTGGCAAGAAGCCTGCCGCAACCTCTCCACTGTCACCGATGGCTAATGGTGGGCGCTACCTGCTGTCTCCCCCAACCAGCCCCGGCGCCATGTCTGTGGGCTCCAGCTATGAGAACACCTCTCCAGCCTTCTCTCCACTCTCTTCACCAGCCAGCAGTGGAAGCTGTGCCAGTCACTCACCCAGTGGGCAAGAGCCAGGACCTTCTGTGCCCCCGCTGGTACCTGCCCGTTCCTCCAGCTACCATCTGGCCCTACAGCCCCCACAGTCCCGCCCAAGTGGTGCTCGCTCCGAGAGTCCTCGGCTGAGCAGGAAAGGGGGCCATGAGAGgcctcccagccctggcctccgGGGTCTGCTGACAGACAGCCCTGCAGCTACTGTCTTGGCGGAGGCCCGGAGAGCCACTGAGAGCCCCCGGCTGGGTGGGCAGCTGCCTGTGGTGGCCATCAGCCTGAGTGAATACCCAGCTTCTGGTGCTCTCAGTCAACCCACCAGCATTCCTGGCAGCCCCAAGTTTCAGCCTCCAGTCCCTGCTCCCCGAAACAAGATTGGCACACTCCAGGACCGCCCTCCCAGCCCTTTCCGTGAGCCTCCAGGCAGTGAGCGGGTGCTAACAACCAGCCCCTCACGCCAACTGGTGGGCCGAACATTTTCAGATGGGTTAGCCACCCGTACCCTGCAGCCTCCTGAGAGTCCCCGCCTGGGCCGGCGGGGCCTGGACAGTATGCGAGAACTACCCCCCTTAAGTCCATCTCTGTCCCGGCGAGCTCTCTCCCCGCTGCCCACCCGGACCACCCCAGATCCCAAGCTAAACAGGGAAGTGGCAGAGAGTCCTCGGCCCCGGCGCTGGGCAGCCCATGGGGCTTCACCAGAGGACTTCTCCCTGACGCTGGGGGCACGGGGCCGTAGGACACGGAGCCCCTCACCCACACTGGGTGAGTCTCTGGCACCCCACAAGGGCAGCTTCAGTGGCAGGCTGAGCCCAGCCTACAGTCTGGGCTCTCTTACTGGGGCTTCACCCTGCCAGAGTCCCTGTGTCCAGAGGAAGCTCTCCAGCGGGGACTTGCGGGTGCCTGTCACAAGGGAGCGGAAAAATAGCATCACAGAGATCAGTGACAATGAGGACGACCTCCTGGAGTACCACCGGCGACAGCGCCAAGAGCGGCTCCGGGAGCAGGAGATGGAGAGGCTG GAACGCCAGCGCCTGGAGACCATCCTGAACCTGTGTGCCGAATACAGCCGGGCTGATGGGGGACCTGAGGCTGGGGAGCTTCCCAGCATTGGGGAGGCCACCGCAGCATTGGCACTGGCAGGCCGGAGGCCCTCACGAGGCCTTGCAGGGGCCTCTGGGCGGAGCAGCGAGGAGCCTGGCGTTGCCACCCAACGCCTATGGGAGAGTATGGAGCGCTCAGATGAGGAAAATCTCAAGGAGGAGTGCAGCAGCACTGAGAGCACCCAGCAGGAG CACGAAGATGCACCTAGCACCAAGCTCCAGGGAGAGGTGCTAGCCCTGGAAGAAGAGCGGGCTCAGGTGCTGGGGCACGTGGAGCAGCTCAAGGTCCGTGTGAAGGAGCTAGAGCAGCAGCTGCAGGAGTCAGCCCGAGAG GCCGAAATGGAGCGGGCACTgctgcagggagagagggaggcagagcgGGCACTGCTGCAGAAGGAGCAGAAGGCAGTGGATCAGCTGCAGGAGAAGCTGGTGGCCTTGGAGACAGGCATCCAGAAGGAGAGGGACAAG GAGGCAGAGGCCCTGGAGACTGAGACAAAGCTCTTTGAGGACTTGGAGTTCCAGCAGTTGGAGCGGGAGAGCCGCGTGGAGGAGGAGCGCGAGCTGGCCGGCCAGGGGCTGCTCCGGAGCAAGGCTGAGCTGCTCCGCAGCATCGCCAAGAGGAAG GAGCGCCTGGCCATCCTGGACAGTCAGGCTGGGCAGATCCGGGCTCAGGCCGTGCAGGAATCAGAACGCCTGGCCCGGGACAAGAATGCCTCCTTACAGCTGCTGCAAAAG GAGAAGGAGAAGCTGACTGTGCTGGAAAGGAGATACCACTCACTCACAGGGGGCAGGCCTTTCCCGAAGACCACATCGACCCTCAAAGAG GCCGAGCTGCTCATCTCCGAGTCCTCAGAGATGGGGCTGGGGACTAAGGCTCTGGGCCTTTTCCCAGGGTCTTCTCAGGCTGGGGCCTCCTCTGTCTCTTTAACCCCACCTGCTTCCACTCTTCTctgccccaaagcacaagag TACGTGATGCTTGAGCAGCTAAAGGTGATGCGGGGCACCTCGCCCATGCCCCCAGCCCCTGTGCCAGGCCTTTCTCCCTgggcctccgcctcccgggaccTGGTTCCCACCACCTGCCTTCCTCCCATGCTGCCCTCCTCCTCGTTCGCTTCCATCACGCCTTCACCTAAG ATGGAGAAGCTGCTGCTCCCTGCTGTAGACTTAGAGCAGTGGTACCAGGAGCTGATGGCCGGGCTGGGGACTGGCCCCGCTGCAGCCTCCCCTCACTCTTCTCCCCCGCCTCTGCCCGCCAAAGCTTCCCGTCAGCTGCAG GTTTACCGCTCCAAGATGGATGGCGAGGCCACCAGCCCCCTTCCCCGGACCCGCAGcggccccctcccctcctcctctggctcttcctcctcctcctcccagctcaGCGTGGCTACCCTGGGGCGTAGCCCCTCCCCAAAG AGCGCTCTACTCACCCAGAATGGCACGGGCAGCCTTCCTCGCAACCTGGCAGCCACACTGCAGGACATCGAGACCAAGCGCCAACTAGCTCTGCAGCAGAAGG TCGAGTCGCTTCCCGCCGAGCCCCTCCCAACCGACGACCCAGCAG GACAACAAGTGATTGAAGAGCAGCGGCGGCGACTGGCTGAGCTGAAGCAGAAAGCGGCAGCTGAGGCACAGTGCCAGTGGGATGCCCTTCACGGGGCAGCACCCTTCCCAGCGGGCCCCTCGGGCTTCCCCCCTCTCATGCACCACTCTATCCTACACCACCTGCCTGCGGGGCGGGAGCGTGGGGAGGAGGGTGAGCACGCCTATGATACGCTGAGTCTGGAGAGCTCTGACAGCATGGAGACCAGCATCTCCACCGGGGGCAACTCGGCCTGCTCCCCTGACAACATGTCCAG cGCGAGTGGTCTGGACATGGGGAAGATCGAGGAGATGGAGAAGATGCTGAAAGAGGCTCATGCAGAGAAGAACCGGCTCATGGAGTCGAGG GAGCGGGAGATGGAGCTGCGGCGGCAGGCCCTGGAGGAGGAGCGGCGGAGGCGTGAGCAGGTAGAACGGAGGCTGCAGAGTGAGAGTGCCCGGAGGCAGCAGCTGGTCGAGAAGGAGGTCAAGATGCGGGAGAAACAATTTTCCCAG GCACGACCCCTGACCCGCTACCTGCCAATCCGGAAGGAGGACTTTGACCTGAAGACACATATTGAGTCATCGGGCCATGGTGTTGATACCTGCCTGCACGTGGTGCTCAGCAGCAAG GTCTGCCGTGGCTACTTGGTCAAGATGGGCGGCAAGATTAAATCATGGAAGAAGCGCTGGTTTGTCTTCGACCGGCTCAAGCGCACCCTTTCCTATTATGTGG
- the PHLDB1 gene encoding pleckstrin homology-like domain family B member 1 isoform X42 codes for MCAWRAKAAAERTPARPGGPLATAMHRLGRGRGRPPGTQELWSLRTMDALNRNQIGPGCQTQTMVQKGPLDLIETGKGLKVQTDKPHLVSLGSGRLSTAITLLPLEEGRTVIGSAARDISLQGPGLAPEHCYIENLRGTLTLYPCGNACTIDGLPVRQPTRLTQGCMLCLGQSTFLRFNHPAEAKWMKSMIPAGGRAPGPPYSPVPAESESLVNGNHTPQTATRGPSACASHSSLVSSIEKDLQEIMDSLVLEEPGAAGKKPAATSPLSPMANGGRYLLSPPTSPGAMSVGSSYENTSPAFSPLSSPASSGSCASHSPSGQEPGPSVPPLVPARSSSYHLALQPPQSRPSGARSESPRLSRKGGHERPPSPGLRGLLTDSPAATVLAEARRATESPRLGGQLPVVAISLSEYPASGALSQPTSIPGSPKFQPPVPAPRNKIGTLQDRPPSPFREPPGSERVLTTSPSRQLVGRTFSDGLATRTLQPPESPRLGRRGLDSMRELPPLSPSLSRRALSPLPTRTTPDPKLNREVAESPRPRRWAAHGASPEDFSLTLGARGRRTRSPSPTLGESLAPHKGSFSGRLSPAYSLGSLTGASPCQSPCVQRKLSSGDLRVPVTRERKNSITEISDNEDDLLEYHRRQRQERLREQEMERLERQRLETILNLCAEYSRADGGPEAGELPSIGEATAALALAGRRPSRGLAGASGRSSEEPGVATQRLWESMERSDEENLKEECSSTESTQQEHEDAPSTKLQGEVLALEEERAQVLGHVEQLKVRVKELEQQLQESAREAEMERALLQGEREAERALLQKEQKAVDQLQEKLVALETGIQKERDKEVPKPLLGQ; via the exons AAAGGACCCTTGGACCTGATCGAGACAGGCAAAGGGCTGAAAGTGCAAACGGACAAACCCCACCTGGTGAGCCTGGGCAGTGGGCGACTCAGCACAGCCATCACCCTCCTGCCGCTGGAGGAAG GGAGGACGGTGATTGGCTCTGCAGCCAGAGACATCTCACTACAGGGCCCAGGCCTGGCTCCAGAGCACTGCTACATCGAGAACCTGCGGGGCACCCTCACCCTCTACCCCTGTGGCAATGCCTGCACTATTGATGGGCTCCCTGTCCGGCAGCCTACCCGGCTCACTCAGG GCTGCATGTTGTGCCTGGGTCAGTCCACCTTCCTTCGCTTTAACCACCCGGCTGAAGCCAAGTGGATGAAAAGCATGATTCCAGCAGGGGGCCGAGCCCCTGGGCCCCCCTACAGCCCTGTTCCTG CAGAATCAGAAAGTCTGGTAAATGGGAACCACACCCCACAGACTGCAACACGGGGACCCTCTGCCTGTGCCAGCCACAGTTCCCTGGTGAGCTCTATTGAGAAGGACCTGCAAGAGATCATGGACTCACTGGTGCTAGAGGAGCCTGGAGCTGCTGGCAAGAAGCCTGCCGCAACCTCTCCACTGTCACCGATGGCTAATGGTGGGCGCTACCTGCTGTCTCCCCCAACCAGCCCCGGCGCCATGTCTGTGGGCTCCAGCTATGAGAACACCTCTCCAGCCTTCTCTCCACTCTCTTCACCAGCCAGCAGTGGAAGCTGTGCCAGTCACTCACCCAGTGGGCAAGAGCCAGGACCTTCTGTGCCCCCGCTGGTACCTGCCCGTTCCTCCAGCTACCATCTGGCCCTACAGCCCCCACAGTCCCGCCCAAGTGGTGCTCGCTCCGAGAGTCCTCGGCTGAGCAGGAAAGGGGGCCATGAGAGgcctcccagccctggcctccgGGGTCTGCTGACAGACAGCCCTGCAGCTACTGTCTTGGCGGAGGCCCGGAGAGCCACTGAGAGCCCCCGGCTGGGTGGGCAGCTGCCTGTGGTGGCCATCAGCCTGAGTGAATACCCAGCTTCTGGTGCTCTCAGTCAACCCACCAGCATTCCTGGCAGCCCCAAGTTTCAGCCTCCAGTCCCTGCTCCCCGAAACAAGATTGGCACACTCCAGGACCGCCCTCCCAGCCCTTTCCGTGAGCCTCCAGGCAGTGAGCGGGTGCTAACAACCAGCCCCTCACGCCAACTGGTGGGCCGAACATTTTCAGATGGGTTAGCCACCCGTACCCTGCAGCCTCCTGAGAGTCCCCGCCTGGGCCGGCGGGGCCTGGACAGTATGCGAGAACTACCCCCCTTAAGTCCATCTCTGTCCCGGCGAGCTCTCTCCCCGCTGCCCACCCGGACCACCCCAGATCCCAAGCTAAACAGGGAAGTGGCAGAGAGTCCTCGGCCCCGGCGCTGGGCAGCCCATGGGGCTTCACCAGAGGACTTCTCCCTGACGCTGGGGGCACGGGGCCGTAGGACACGGAGCCCCTCACCCACACTGGGTGAGTCTCTGGCACCCCACAAGGGCAGCTTCAGTGGCAGGCTGAGCCCAGCCTACAGTCTGGGCTCTCTTACTGGGGCTTCACCCTGCCAGAGTCCCTGTGTCCAGAGGAAGCTCTCCAGCGGGGACTTGCGGGTGCCTGTCACAAGGGAGCGGAAAAATAGCATCACAGAGATCAGTGACAATGAGGACGACCTCCTGGAGTACCACCGGCGACAGCGCCAAGAGCGGCTCCGGGAGCAGGAGATGGAGAGGCTG GAACGCCAGCGCCTGGAGACCATCCTGAACCTGTGTGCCGAATACAGCCGGGCTGATGGGGGACCTGAGGCTGGGGAGCTTCCCAGCATTGGGGAGGCCACCGCAGCATTGGCACTGGCAGGCCGGAGGCCCTCACGAGGCCTTGCAGGGGCCTCTGGGCGGAGCAGCGAGGAGCCTGGCGTTGCCACCCAACGCCTATGGGAGAGTATGGAGCGCTCAGATGAGGAAAATCTCAAGGAGGAGTGCAGCAGCACTGAGAGCACCCAGCAGGAG CACGAAGATGCACCTAGCACCAAGCTCCAGGGAGAGGTGCTAGCCCTGGAAGAAGAGCGGGCTCAGGTGCTGGGGCACGTGGAGCAGCTCAAGGTCCGTGTGAAGGAGCTAGAGCAGCAGCTGCAGGAGTCAGCCCGAGAG GCCGAAATGGAGCGGGCACTgctgcagggagagagggaggcagagcgGGCACTGCTGCAGAAGGAGCAGAAGGCAGTGGATCAGCTGCAGGAGAAGCTGGTGGCCTTGGAGACAGGCATCCAGAAGGAGAGGGACAAG GAAGTGCCAAAGCCCCTTCTTGGGCAGTGA